TTATTTTCTGAAATTTCTAAAGCTGAAGCTCTAATACCTCCATTAGTTACATCCGTCATAGAATGAATAAATTCAGATAATTCATTACTAGTGATTTTACAACTCACTAGATCTTTTATATTTAGGGTTTCATATATTACATCATAAAAACCATTATATATTGCAGTAGTCGTTATTGTACCTCCACCGTTACCCTCTGTCATAATAATATATTGTCCTTCTGCTATATTTTTTCTTGAAAAGTATTTATTTTTCACAATCCCTATTGCACCAACTCCTCCACTTATTCTTTCCCCAATCACCATATCTCCCCCAATCCTTAGAGTACTGCCAGAAAGAATTGGTATGTTTAAGGCTTCGGTTACTGTAGCAACACCGGCCTCAAAATCTAATAACATTCCTACATCACTATCATCTGACAAATGAATATCTACTATTACTCCTGCTGGTTCTGCGCCCTTTACCATTATATCCCTTAATGCAGCTTTTGTAGCATGAAAAGCAGCTAAGAATGGAAAATAAGCTAACCTAGAGTGAATACCATCTACTGATGCTATTATTCCCTTATTTATTCTAGCATCTTCATATCCTTCCAAATTTGCAATTTCTAAAATTTTATTGTGTATAATATGATCTCCTATTCCTCTGGAACCTAATCCAGCTTCACCAGCCTTAATATTTGTTCTTGGAAATTCAAAAAATTCTCCCTTTATATTTATTGATTTTTCTACTTCTTTAATTATAGCCTCAACAATTTTTTCTTTCAAAGGATAATTTTTGCCTTTATAAAATTCTATTTCCTCTATGAGTTTACGTCTAATTTCATCCTTATCTGGGTAAAGTTTTCTTGCTATTCCTTCTAAATCCATATATTCTAGTTAGTTAAATATTAGCTTATGAAGATAATTTCAAAAGAATTCACTGTAAAAACGAGAAGTAGATTTGATAGCATAGACATAACTGAGCAAGTAAGTGAAGCTATAAAGGGAATAAATAATGGGATTGCTCATGTAATAGTTAAACATACTACTTGTGCTATAATAATTAATGAAGCTGAAAGCGGGTTAATGAAAGATTTCTTGAACTGGGCTAAGAAATTAGTTCCACCAGATGGTGAATTTGAACATAATATTATAGATAATAATGGACATGCTCATGTAATTTCAGCAATAATTGGAAATTCTAGAGTAGTACCTATTATAGAAGGAAAATTAGATCTAGGGACTTGGCAAAGAATAATTTTACTCGAATTTGATGGACCTAGAACTAGGACAGTATTAGTGAAAAGTATGGGAGAATAATAGCTTTTTTACCACTTTTTTATTAATTATCTCTGATATTCCATGCCACCTGGGTTTTTCTCTATACTTGATAAGATTCAGTATTGTTATACTTCTGAATGCATAGAAAAAATAGTTAATGAATACCTCTTTTCACTAATAAAAGAAAGTAGTAGTAGTAATAATATAAAGCTATTCAACGATGATGATTCCGTAACAGAAAATGAATTCTTTAATTATTATAAATTTAGTGAAGCATTACTAGAAAAAGCTATTGAAAATGACATTGATCTCTCGATTATTATAAATGATCTTGAAGGAAAACTTGGTAAGACTCATCCAATTGTTGTTCTTTTAAAACAGTTCCTAATTGAGGAATAGAATTTTTTATTGCTTTTGCCTCTTTAACTTTGGGGATACTTACTTTGAATGTAGAGGAAAAAATTAAAATTATATCAAAAAACACAGCAGAGATAGTAACTATAGATGAGTTGAGAAAAAAGCTTGAGGAGAATCAAAAATTAAAAGGATATATAGGCTTTGAGCCTAGTGGGTTATTTCATATAGGCTGGTTAATTTGGGCACAGAAGTTAAAGGACTTAGTTGATGTTGGAGTAGATATGTCTATATTAGTAGCTACATGGCATGCTTGGATAAATGATAAACTTGGCGGGAATCTAGATAAGATTAAGCTTGCTGGGCAATATGCTATTGAAGTTCTTAATGCTTACGGCGTTGATATGTCCAAAGTTAGAATTGTTTATGCTGAAGACTTAGTTAAAGATAGCAATTACTGGGCTTTAGTAATAAGAATTGCAAAAAATACTAGTTTAGCTAGAATGAAAAGAGCTTTAACCATAATGGGAAGAAAAGCTGAAGAAGCCGAACTTGATACTTCAAAACTAATTTATCCAGCAATGCAAGTTGCTGATATATTGTATCAAGATCTCGATATAGCATTAGGCGGAACTGATCAAAGAAAGGCTCATATGTTAGCTAGAGATGTTTCTGACAAATTAGGAAAAAAGAAAGTAATTGCTATACACACTCCTCTACTTATAGGATTACAAGGGGGGCAGAGAATGGAAGGCGTTGAAGAAGACGATTACTTAGCTAGTGTAAAGATGAGTAAATCCAAACCAGAAACTGCTATATTTGTACATGATCCACCAGAAGTCGTTGAAGCAAAATTAAGAAGTGCTTATTGCCCAAAAGGAGTTGTAATTGATAATCCAGTTCTACAAATAAACAAGTATATAATATTCGCTAAAGATAATGCTACATTAAAAGTAGAAAGGGATATTAAATATGGTGGAGATATAGAATTTAAATCATATGAAGAACTAGAAAAGATATATTCAGAAGGAAAATTACACCCATTAGACTTAAAGCTTGCTACAGCGAGAAAATTAAATGAAATATTAGATCCAATTAGGAAAAAATTAGAATCAAAAACCGAATTCACACTTCTCGTAGAAGAACTTGAAAAAGGAGTAACAAGGTGAAAAAATGAAATATAACATAGTCTTAAAATTTGAAGTAGAAGGAATAGTAGATAAACCGGATGTAATAGGGGCAATATTTGGACAAACAGAAAACTTATTCGGAGAAGAATTTGATTTAAGAGAATTGCAAGACAAGGGAAGACTCGGAAGAATTTACGTTAACATAAATACTAGCAAAAACAAGACAGAAGGAGAGATAATAATACCATCTAACTTAGACCGAATAGAAACAGCATTAATAGCAGCAATGGTAGAAAATGTAGATAAAGTAGGTCCATATAATGCAAGATTCAAGCTAGTGGAAATCCAAGATATAAGAGAAGAAAAAATAAAGAAAATTATTGATAGAGCCAAAGAGATTCTAGGTACATGGACGAAAGAAAAGACATTAGATATTAAAGAGGTAATTTACGAAATATCATCAGCCGTTAAGACAGGAGAGATAATAGAATATGGTCCAGACAGATTACCTGCAGGACCAGATGTAGATAAAGACCCAGAGTTAATAATCGTAGAAGGAAGAGCTGACGTCATTAATCTATTAAGATATGGATATAAGAATGTAATAGCAATAGAAGGGGCTACTGGAAAAATACCTCAGACTATAATAGATCTTGCTAAGCAAAAGAAGACTGTTATAGCTTTTCTTGACGGAGATCATGGTGGAGACTTAATACTCAAAGAACTTTTAGCAAATAATGTAAAAATTGATTATGTTGCTAGAGCTCCTACGGGAAAAGAAGTAGAAGAATTAACTGGGAAGGAGATAAACAAATCATTAGCAAATATGATGACTGTAGCACAATATATGAAGAAACAGCAAGAAGCTCAACAGGCATTAAAAGAAGCATTAGCACCAGAAAGCCAACCCCCAATAGTTGTTTCGAAACCAACTACTCCCGAGCAAATAAAAGAAATAACAATTAAGATACCTCAACATATTATCGAAGAGATTAAAAAGTTGCCTGGAACATTAGAAGGAATAATGTTTGATGAAAATTGGAATCCCATAGAGAGGATTCAGGTCAGAGATATCGTACAAAGGCTTGAGAATTTAACTGATAATCAAAATATTAGTTACATAATATTTGATGGTGTAATAACTCAACGTCTATTAGATTTAGCTTCAGCAAAGAATATTAAACTTTTAGTAGGGGCAAGAATAGGAGGAATCTCAAAGAGACCTAAAAACGTAGAAATCTTAACTATGACAGACTTATTTACTTCTTAAAGAAACTCAAAATATCTACGCCACCAGTTTTAAGTGAACTTTCTTTTACTCCAAACCCTTCTAAAATTCTCATTGCAACTGGTATTATTTGTTTATCTATATAATATTCTACGTCAATCTTGTTTTTCTCTTTAATCAGAAAGTATGGTTCAGCTTTATCAGAAATTTTTCCAGATCCCTTTACAATAACGTAACCTATCTTAACACCTTTAGACACTAAATATCCAGCCTTTGCCGCTTTTTTAGCTGCAACTACATGAGGGGCTGTAACATCATATTCATCTAAGTTTTTATCGATCGTCTTCCATATTATTAAATCCTCTATTCTAAAGTTATACCTTCTTAAATCAAATATGACTGTTTTAACGTATTTTATTGCATCCTCAACCTTTCCAGATTTGAGAATTAGCTCAATCACATTAGTTTGAACTTGCTTAGCTAAATCACACCAGTCTCCTCTAACAGCTTCAAACCCAACAATATCTATCTTACCATCTTCAGTTAATCCAGCATAGCGTTTCTTATTCTCAGTAAAGAATACTCTTTTATATATTTTATCTATTTTAATTTCTAGCCCGAACTTGGAAGATATTTCTGTTATTAATGAATTAATATCCCCTCCTCCCTTAACAAAAATAGAATCAGTATCACCATATATTACTGTAAAACCTTTTTCTTTAGCAATTTTTGCTGACTCAGATATTATTTGTCTTCCCCAAGCCGTAACAGCTTCTGCACCCTCTTTACTGTACCATCTTGCACCCAACCAACCCATATAACCATAAAAGGCATTTGCCATTACTTTTAGAGCTCTTTGTCTCGCATCTAACACTCTCTTATCATACTCATCCATTGTTTTTTCCATTAACTTCTTTACCTCTTTTCTCTCTTGTATTAGTTTTTCAAGTACATTTTTATATAATCCTGGAGGATCTTTTCTAAATTTATGCCCCGCTGGAGAGATCCAACAATTTTCACATTCTCCCTTTACCAGCGTATCTGGACCAATGTTATATTTTATCATAATTGAGGGATACATTGACGAGAAATCTAGTACATAAACATCTTCATGTATGCCCGGTAATGGTGAGATTACTAAACCGCCTTCATAACTCTCATATTCTCTCTCCTCTTTATTTGGAATAAGTTCATTATATTTATATGCCTCTCTCATTAATAACCACTCAACTCTATGGCCAACACTAGCCATGGAAAGTTGATCTAGTGGTAATCCGCTAATTCTAGTTAGTTCAATCCCAAAGGGTATGAATACTTCTCCTAAAAGATACGCAGATTTTGCATCATCTAAGTTGTATTTAAGTAATATATCTCGTTTCTTCTCATCATCCCAATACTTCGGAATATCATACCATTCCACAATTGTTCTTTTCTCCTTAGGTAATACACCTAAATAGTCTGCTATATTTTCGAGAGTTTTAACTTTTACTTCTTGTATAGACTGCGCAAAACCATATAAGTCTACATTTAACCTCCCAGTAATCGAGTAATGTCCATAAACTCCTTGAGACGGTTCACCATTAACTCTCCTTCCTACATCTAATCTAATTCCTCTTATGTTTGCCCTTTCTAATAAATAGGGCCAATCAAAATTGTTTATATTATATCCTACAATAATGTCAGGATCATAGGTTTGTACAAAATTAATAAATTCACGTATAGCCCTTAAATCATCATACTTATCAGCTAAAAATTGTTTACCTCCTTCTTTTGTCCATACTCCAATTATTATAACAGGATCTCTCCTTGGATTGGGAGAACCATATTTATTATAAACCTCAATATCAAAGGCCAAAACTTTAAGCTCTGGTATTTTATCCTCATAAAGCTTATTTATTTTCTTTAATTCATAAACTTTTTTGACTCTAAAATTATTCTCTTTTATTTCTTCCACTTCAGCCTCAATCCAATAGAAAGGCTTTAGATTATTATCTATCGAATATCTCATGTAAAAGCGAATATCTGCCTCTAAAACACTCTTTACTCCTTTAATTTTTGCTACTTCATCTCTATATACTCTTACGTAAGCTGGAATTACTGTTTCTATTTTTAAAACCCTTACAGGTGAGCCAAAGTATTTCTTTTCTTCTACGTTTATTGAAGTAATCGGCGAGTATGGTTTACTAAGTTTTAATATCTCTTTTCTAATTTCATCAATATTATAGTTATCATCTACCAACGCATAGAAATATGGACGGAATTTTTTCTCTAATAATACAACCCTATTACCCTCTTTATCAATAGCCCAAATATAAATAACGGGTTTATTTTCAACTACATCATATGAGAAGTCAAGTATAAAGAAATTATCAATCATAAATAATTAGTATATAAGATAAGATTTATTTTTAATTATTCGAAGCTCTTATCCTTAGAAAAGCTTTTAACCATTATAAATGCATGTTTACCTCTTCCATAATAGTTTTTCTGAAGTTTTACTATGATATAACCAAGTTTGTGATAGAATTCAATCGCTGTCTTATTTTTGAAATTAACCTCTAGATATGAATGAGTACATTTATATTCCTTAAATCTCTTTTCTAGCTCTTTCAAAAGAAGAGAACCTATCCCTTTTTCTCTGTAATCTTTCTTTACTGCTATCGATACCACATGACCACGATAACCAAATTGAATTATTCCTAGGCTATATCCCACTATATCATCTCCTTGCTTGGCTACTAAAAATAATTCTCGTGACAAATAATAATAAGCCTTTAGCAAAGAATAAGGGTAAGGGTCTTCAAAACTCTCAACTTCTACTTCATACACTTTTGGTAGGTCATTTTCATCTACATTAGTTATAATTATCACTATCTCTCGTATAAATTATGTATTATGAAGATTTTAGAGTTTGATGATAAAAAGGGGATAATGAAATTACATATAGAGAATGAGGATGATTTATGGATATTACACATTATACTAAAAAAAGGTGATAGAGTAGTTGCAAAAACTACGAGAGACGTTAGTATGGGAAGAGAAAGCAGAAGAATACCAATGATTATCAAGTTACAAGTGGAATATACTGAATTTCAATCATTTACAAGCAGGCTCAGAATTCATGGGATAATATTAGATGCACCAGAGAGATTCGGAATAAAAGGTTCTCATCATACAATAAACCTTGATATTGGAGATGAAATTGTAATAGAGAAAGATCATTGGAATAAATTTGAGATCGAGAAGATAAAAAGGCAAGAGGAAAAACATCTAAAGATGCTAATAGTTCTCGTTGATTTTGATGAATATCTTATTGCACTTCCAATGAAGCAAGGTATAAGGATACTAGCGGAAAAATCATTAAGAACCCCAAATAAGGAAGAAGAAAATATCATAGAAGATAATGCGAAAGAAGTTGCTAATGAAGTACTTTCCTATGCAGAATCCTTAGGTATAGAAGTTGTATTACTTGCAGGACCAGGGCCTTTTAAGGAAATAGTATCCAATTTTTTAAAGAATATAAAACTTTACGTAGATAGTGTATCCTCAGCTACAAGAAGTGGACTAAATGAAATTTTGAAAAGAGATATAATAGATCAGATCAGCAGAGATTACGAAATTTCAGAAGAAACCAAGATAATGGAAAAAATAATGGAAAATTTGGCTAAAAACACTGGATTAGTGGCATATGGAAAGGAGGAAGTTAAGAAAAGTGCAGAATACGGTGCTGTAGATAAATTGCTAGTAATTGAGGATCTTTTATCTTCAGATGAAGAAGAGAGAATGGAAATTGAGAAGATAATGGAAGAAGTAGAAAATAAAAACGGGAGAGTTTTGATAGTTCCTAAAGATTCTCCTATCTATTATGAAGTAAGAAATCTCACTGGACTGATAGCTTTACTTAGATTTAGAATAAACTAACTTTTCAGAAATCCTTAGTCTTCTCGAGTCTGGATGCTCTTCAACGAGCCAAATTTCATCAGCATTAATTACGTTGACAAATTCTGGAGAGACACTCCAGAATTCTCTCTCTTTTTCCCCGTAATCTGATAAGTCTTCTTTACTTTTTACTATTGCCCTAACTATTGTACCTTCACCAGTATAATTTTCATAAGGCTTTGCTGAGTATTTTATAATCCTTAAAAACCTAGTTCTAGTCTCTACGATATCTTTATAAACTGAACTACAATAGTGCAAGGCTATTTTAGAATCTTCAAATTTTCGTAGAATACGTAAAGCAGACTCAAAACTTCCTTTTACACCAGCCACACCATGCGATATCTTAAAACCTCTAGCATTAAGAAGCTGATAGTTTCTCTCTGTAAGCTCTAATTCATTAATATTAACAAATTTCACACCTTTTTCAATAGCCCATTTTATTAATTTTTCAGCATATTCTTCTTCTCCAGGTATTGCAGGAATCTCTAGGCCTACATCAAAACTGTATTTAAGTGCTTTTTCTACAGCTTTAAGATACTCCTCCTTTACTGGATGAAATCTTATTTCATCTAATCCTACTTTGTCCAGTTCACGTAGTACATCATTAGTTACATATCTTCCGCTTGTGTATAAATGAATATGAAACTCCTCTCCAAATTCATCTTTTAATAACCTAATGAGACTTACTACCCTATCAATAGCAAGAATAGGATCACCACCAGTAATCCCAGCACCTAAGGCATTCATCCTATATGCTTCATAAATATAGTCTAGGAGTGAAGAAACATGAGTCTCATTTGCAAACATAACATCTTTTCCAAATCTTTCATAACTAACTGGACAATAATAGCATGAATCTCCGCATTCTCCGGTTATATAAACAACTAGTTTACCACCTAGTCTACATAATTCACAGCCTTTTGGTAAAAATAAATTATAAAGACCTATATCTGGATTACCCTTAAGCAAGCTTACTCTCAATAAACTTTCTAACATACTCCCTTTTAACTTCATCTAAAAGTTGTCTTAATTGTCTTATCTCTTCATCCTTACTTAATGGTTTGTTAGCCTGTAATTTAGGCGAACCCTCATTACCACCTTCTGGATAATACCAATCCTTAAACCAGGTAAACCCGGCCTTAAGTAAGGAAAACCCTAAAGGTGTATCTACTGGTGAATAACCCTTAAGTAACATTTCTCTAGTCTCTTTATCCTTAACATAAGTTACAAATAATTTCCCACCAGCTGGTAAGAAGTTATATATAAATTTAAAGAATTCATCTTCAATACCTTCTTTTCTAAGCCATGGGGTGTAATCAATTTCTAGCCAAGGTAAATAATAACCCCTTCCTTCAAAATAAAATGCTAATCCAACTTCTCTGTTATTTACATAAACCGTGAATCTCTTTAATTCTTTAATGTGAGTTTGTATTATATCCTTACTTTCAATAGTAAGTTTACCTATCTTTCCGTTAAGCATTTATCATCCTCCTGAAAAATTTATTATTTTTACTTAGGTTTCTAATAGCAAATTCAAAATTTTCATCGTCACCTAACTCGTATTTTAGGAAGACACCAGTATGACCTCTTTCCTCTCTCTTTTCTAATAAATTCTCCCTTTCTAGTATAGTATCATGAGATATTTTTAATAGTTTAACAGCATAATCCTCATTTCCTATAAGAGGAATTTGTATATGTCCTTTTTCAGTCGGAATAATTATTTCTAAGTCTTTGTTAACTCCAGGTACTCTCTTGCCTTTAAGAAGATCTTCCAGTGAAATGATCCCACCGAAATAGTAAAATTCTATTTCCTTTCTCTTCAATTTATTTAAAGGAAATGAAATTACTTCCTTCTCTTCTTCATCTAGGGAAATATAAGCTTTAGGAGTTGAACTCGGTGTCGCTTGAACTATGAATTTATGATGATGAGGAATAAGCTCTATCTTTAACATATCTGGATTGAAAATTATAATATCTATATCACTATCTTTTTTAACGTCACCTCTGGCTACTGAGCCATATATGTATCCTTCCATACCAAGGCTTTTAATTTGTCTTAATATTTCTATTGCTCTTTCTCTCTTGTTCTTTAATATTTCCCAATGCTCCCGACTATACTCTATTTCCATAACTATTTAATAGTTAAGATTACTCCTTATATTTTGTGAATACAGCAGAAGTATTTGGTATCTCACTAATTGTTTTTTGGGGTTTAATGTATCTATTAAGGAAAAAACTTGAAGGGAAAGGATTTCAAATATACCCATTTTTACTACTATGGAGAAAAAATACAAGAAGTGAATGGTTCCCTAAAATAGCCAGAAGTAATTGGTATAAGCTCTTTGAAAAAATTGGAGTAGGACTTGGAATAATATCA
The sequence above is drawn from the Sulfurisphaera tokodaii str. 7 genome and encodes:
- the rimI gene encoding ribosomal protein S18-alanine N-acetyltransferase, whose product is MIIITNVDENDLPKVYEVEVESFEDPYPYSLLKAYYYLSRELFLVAKQGDDIVGYSLGIIQFGYRGHVVSIAVKKDYREKGIGSLLLKELEKRFKEYKCTHSYLEVNFKNKTAIEFYHKLGYIIVKLQKNYYGRGKHAFIMVKSFSKDKSFE
- a CDS encoding tyrosine--tRNA ligase; translated protein: MNVEEKIKIISKNTAEIVTIDELRKKLEENQKLKGYIGFEPSGLFHIGWLIWAQKLKDLVDVGVDMSILVATWHAWINDKLGGNLDKIKLAGQYAIEVLNAYGVDMSKVRIVYAEDLVKDSNYWALVIRIAKNTSLARMKRALTIMGRKAEEAELDTSKLIYPAMQVADILYQDLDIALGGTDQRKAHMLARDVSDKLGKKKVIAIHTPLLIGLQGGQRMEGVEEDDYLASVKMSKSKPETAIFVHDPPEVVEAKLRSAYCPKGVVIDNPVLQINKYIIFAKDNATLKVERDIKYGGDIEFKSYEELEKIYSEGKLHPLDLKLATARKLNEILDPIRKKLESKTEFTLLVEELEKGVTR
- a CDS encoding AIR synthase-related protein, whose protein sequence is MDLEGIARKLYPDKDEIRRKLIEEIEFYKGKNYPLKEKIVEAIIKEVEKSINIKGEFFEFPRTNIKAGEAGLGSRGIGDHIIHNKILEIANLEGYEDARINKGIIASVDGIHSRLAYFPFLAAFHATKAALRDIMVKGAEPAGVIVDIHLSDDSDVGMLLDFEAGVATVTEALNIPILSGSTLRIGGDMVIGERISGGVGAIGIVKNKYFSRKNIAEGQYIIMTEGNGGGTITTTAIYNGFYDVIYETLNIKDLVSCKITSNELSEFIHSMTDVTNGGIRASALEISENNVTLRIDKNKFLSLINQKVLSMLQNLRVDPFGISIDSILIFTDNPELVKNKLNSAGIRAEIIGKVTKYKDYPIIDETDSPLKPMFRESPYTPIKQVIGNYSPYTEDYIEKSLELATQIAKAKKEKVLKTLKGS
- a CDS encoding secondary thiamine-phosphate synthase enzyme YjbQ; the encoded protein is MKIISKEFTVKTRSRFDSIDITEQVSEAIKGINNGIAHVIVKHTTCAIIINEAESGLMKDFLNWAKKLVPPDGEFEHNIIDNNGHAHVISAIIGNSRVVPIIEGKLDLGTWQRIILLEFDGPRTRTVLVKSMGE
- a CDS encoding radical SAM protein, which encodes MLESLLRVSLLKGNPDIGLYNLFLPKGCELCRLGGKLVVYITGECGDSCYYCPVSYERFGKDVMFANETHVSSLLDYIYEAYRMNALGAGITGGDPILAIDRVVSLIRLLKDEFGEEFHIHLYTSGRYVTNDVLRELDKVGLDEIRFHPVKEEYLKAVEKALKYSFDVGLEIPAIPGEEEYAEKLIKWAIEKGVKFVNINELELTERNYQLLNARGFKISHGVAGVKGSFESALRILRKFEDSKIALHYCSSVYKDIVETRTRFLRIIKYSAKPYENYTGEGTIVRAIVKSKEDLSDYGEKEREFWSVSPEFVNVINADEIWLVEEHPDSRRLRISEKLVYSKSK
- the dnaG gene encoding DNA primase DnaG, producing the protein MKYNIVLKFEVEGIVDKPDVIGAIFGQTENLFGEEFDLRELQDKGRLGRIYVNINTSKNKTEGEIIIPSNLDRIETALIAAMVENVDKVGPYNARFKLVEIQDIREEKIKKIIDRAKEILGTWTKEKTLDIKEVIYEISSAVKTGEIIEYGPDRLPAGPDVDKDPELIIVEGRADVINLLRYGYKNVIAIEGATGKIPQTIIDLAKQKKTVIAFLDGDHGGDLILKELLANNVKIDYVARAPTGKEVEELTGKEINKSLANMMTVAQYMKKQQEAQQALKEALAPESQPPIVVSKPTTPEQIKEITIKIPQHIIEEIKKLPGTLEGIMFDENWNPIERIQVRDIVQRLENLTDNQNISYIIFDGVITQRLLDLASAKNIKLLVGARIGGISKRPKNVEILTMTDLFTS
- a CDS encoding DUF1122 family protein, translated to MLNGKIGKLTIESKDIIQTHIKELKRFTVYVNNREVGLAFYFEGRGYYLPWLEIDYTPWLRKEGIEDEFFKFIYNFLPAGGKLFVTYVKDKETREMLLKGYSPVDTPLGFSLLKAGFTWFKDWYYPEGGNEGSPKLQANKPLSKDEEIRQLRQLLDEVKREYVRKFIESKLA
- a CDS encoding DNA-directed DNA polymerase; protein product: MIDNFFILDFSYDVVENKPVIYIWAIDKEGNRVVLLEKKFRPYFYALVDDNYNIDEIRKEILKLSKPYSPITSINVEEKKYFGSPVRVLKIETVIPAYVRVYRDEVAKIKGVKSVLEADIRFYMRYSIDNNLKPFYWIEAEVEEIKENNFRVKKVYELKKINKLYEDKIPELKVLAFDIEVYNKYGSPNPRRDPVIIIGVWTKEGGKQFLADKYDDLRAIREFINFVQTYDPDIIVGYNINNFDWPYLLERANIRGIRLDVGRRVNGEPSQGVYGHYSITGRLNVDLYGFAQSIQEVKVKTLENIADYLGVLPKEKRTIVEWYDIPKYWDDEKKRDILLKYNLDDAKSAYLLGEVFIPFGIELTRISGLPLDQLSMASVGHRVEWLLMREAYKYNELIPNKEEREYESYEGGLVISPLPGIHEDVYVLDFSSMYPSIMIKYNIGPDTLVKGECENCWISPAGHKFRKDPPGLYKNVLEKLIQERKEVKKLMEKTMDEYDKRVLDARQRALKVMANAFYGYMGWLGARWYSKEGAEAVTAWGRQIISESAKIAKEKGFTVIYGDTDSIFVKGGGDINSLITEISSKFGLEIKIDKIYKRVFFTENKKRYAGLTEDGKIDIVGFEAVRGDWCDLAKQVQTNVIELILKSGKVEDAIKYVKTVIFDLRRYNFRIEDLIIWKTIDKNLDEYDVTAPHVVAAKKAAKAGYLVSKGVKIGYVIVKGSGKISDKAEPYFLIKEKNKIDVEYYIDKQIIPVAMRILEGFGVKESSLKTGGVDILSFFKK
- a CDS encoding mRNA surveillance protein pelota gives rise to the protein MKILEFDDKKGIMKLHIENEDDLWILHIILKKGDRVVAKTTRDVSMGRESRRIPMIIKLQVEYTEFQSFTSRLRIHGIILDAPERFGIKGSHHTINLDIGDEIVIEKDHWNKFEIEKIKRQEEKHLKMLIVLVDFDEYLIALPMKQGIRILAEKSLRTPNKEEENIIEDNAKEVANEVLSYAESLGIEVVLLAGPGPFKEIVSNFLKNIKLYVDSVSSATRSGLNEILKRDIIDQISRDYEISEETKIMEKIMENLAKNTGLVAYGKEEVKKSAEYGAVDKLLVIEDLLSSDEEERMEIEKIMEEVENKNGRVLIVPKDSPIYYEVRNLTGLIALLRFRIN
- a CDS encoding nucleotidyltransferase domain-containing protein yields the protein MEIEYSREHWEILKNKRERAIEILRQIKSLGMEGYIYGSVARGDVKKDSDIDIIIFNPDMLKIELIPHHHKFIVQATPSSTPKAYISLDEEEKEVISFPLNKLKRKEIEFYYFGGIISLEDLLKGKRVPGVNKDLEIIIPTEKGHIQIPLIGNEDYAVKLLKISHDTILERENLLEKREERGHTGVFLKYELGDDENFEFAIRNLSKNNKFFRRMINA